CGACAGGCCAGGGCGGACCAGGTTCAGGCGATCCGTAGTTACTACCTCGAACTGGTCCGCATGGAACTCGACGACATGCCGCTCTACCAGCCGTGTTGGGGCGACATGGACATCGCCGATCCTCACGAGCAGAAGCGGCACGTCTACGCCGATCTGATGATGAACTACGCGTGGATGGGCTTTGAAGTCGGGACCATTCCCGAGAGCCTGCTGCGGGACATGTTGTCCGGGATGTTCACCGGAGGGGCCGGGCGAACCTACTGGATCAGGTCCCGTACCTCCTGGATCGCCAGCGCGTCCGGAAGCCGTCGCGGGCGTCAATTCCTGACCATCGTGGGGGAGGAGCACGATCGTGCTGCCGCTGCCGGGCCGCCGACTCGCTCAACCGTGACATCCAGCCCGCCTGGCAGCGCCTCTTCGGGGACATCGCGCGCGTGGCGCACGCCAGTGGGCATCCTGATCGGCCTGGGCGCTGGCTTGGCGGCCGGATCGGTCGTGCGAAGCCGACGCAACTGAACTGGATGGGGTGATGCCCAGCGGTGCGCCTGACGGCGGCCGGGCCGTTCCGATAGCCCTGACGTGTGAGATATGCGCAGGGCGGCGGGTTGACCGACGCGGGGAGGGCCGCACGGGAGCGGGTCCGGCTGCAGGCCGTGGAACGGTTCGAGGGCGGGGAGAAGAACCGGGAGATCGCTGCCGCGTTGCGTGTCAGCGAGCGGTCCGTGGAACGGTGGCGTCGTCAGTGGCGCGACACCGGCCTGCGTCCGTATCGCAGGCCACGTTGTTTCCTTCCAGGCGGCAACCGCGATCTCGTCGCGCTGGACGGCCCGTCGCGCCGGCATCTGCGGGGTGAAGCCGAGCCGACGGATCAGCCGGGCTGCCGCGTTGGCGCTGTAGGAGACATGGAACTTGCGGCCGATCAGCTTGGCGACCCGAGCCCCGGTCCACACCTGGTCCTCGTCCCAGCCGAACTCCGCCGGGCCCTCATCCAGCATCAGGGCCAGCTTGGCCTGCGACTTCGTACTGAGCTTGCACCGCTGCCCCAGCGGGCCCCGGCTTGCCAGCGCCACCGTCCCGCCGCGCTCTCCGAAGGCGTGACGTTCTCGACGAACATCGCGGCCGCCTGCATCCGCAAAGCCTCGCGGCGCGCCCGCCCCGCGGCGTCCAGCCCGCCGCCTTGCGCGTATCTCACACCAACGACATAGCGCGGCCAGGGCCGTTCGTCAGCGAACCTCGTCGAGACGACATCAAAGCGCCGTCGTCAAGTAAGGCGGACGACGACCATGGCGATGTCGTCGCCTGCGCCGCTGGTGAGGTCCAGGCCGGCCAGGAGGGCGTCGGCGAGGTGTTCCGCGCCGAACCCGGTGCAGGTGGCGAGCAGGTCGGTCAGGCGACTCAGGCCAACGTCGATGTCCTCACCGCGGCGTTCGATCAGGCCATCGGTGTACAGGATGAGGGTGTCGCCCGGGGTGTAGGTGGTGGTGGCCTGGGGACGGGGCACGTGTTCGGGGCGGGCGCCCAGCGGCGGGTCGGTGGCCTGGTCGAGCAGGTCGCACGTGCCGTTGGGGTGCAGCAGGACGGGCGGGGGGTGTCCGGCGCTGCTGTAGATCAGCAGACGGCCGTGGCAGTCGACGAGGACCTGCACGGCGGTGGCGGCCAGGGCTCCCTCGACCGAGCGCGCGTACAACCCCAGGACCTCCAGGGCCTGAGCGGGGCCGTGGACGGTGCGGGTAGCGGCGCTCAGCGCGCTGCGCAGCCTGCCCATGACGGTGGCCGCCATCAGCCCGTGGCCGACCACGTCACCGACCGCGACGGCGAAGCGGCCCGCCGGCAGGTCGACCTCGTCGTACCAGTCACCGCACACGTTCAGTGCTCCGGTGGCAGGGAGGTAGCGCACGGCGACGTCCGGGTGCCGGGCCAGGTCAGGAGTGTGGAGCATGGTCTCCTGCAGGGCGACGGCGATGCGCCGTTCCCGGGCGTGCGCCTGCCGCAGCTCCTCGTTCAGCCGCTGCAGCTGCCGCGCCCGGGCATACAGCTCGGCTTCCATGGCCGCTTCCCGGCCGGGACTGACCGGCGGCAGGAGTGCCGTGCGACGGGCGCGGACGACATCAGTCATGTCCTCGGACCGGTGCAGGATCCAGACGACCTTGCCGTCCGGGCCAAGGACGGGCACGTTGATCGCGGTCCACCACCGCTCCTTGAACACCTCGGGGTCGCCGGCGACCGGGATGTCATACCTCTGCAACGCCATGTGATCGGTCTGGCCCGAGGACAGCACCCGGTGCAGCGAGGCTTTCAGCGTCTGCATCCCGTCGGCCTCCGGGGCGGCGGGGTTGTCCGGGAAGGCGTCGAAGAGGTACCGCCCGACCAGCTCGGCACGGCTGCATCCGGTCACCTCGCAGAAGGCCGGGTTGGCAGCGG
The genomic region above belongs to Streptomyces sp. CG1 and contains:
- a CDS encoding DUF6082 family protein, coding for MDARLLVRRTGALLGLVAAAAGALAAVLLSPFLLQEFSRSKGVDWNQLSQIGAAYGFTSAIVSALALTGVAASLFVQNRQARADQVQAIRSYYLELVRMELDDMPLYQPCWGDMDIADPHEQKRHVYADLMMNYAWMGFEVGTIPESLLRDMLSGMFTGGAGRTYWIRSRTSWIASASGSRRGRQFLTIVGEEHDRAAAAGPPTRSTVTSSPPGSASSGTSRAWRTPVGILIGLGAGLAAGSVVRSRRN
- a CDS encoding SpoIIE family protein phosphatase, whose amino-acid sequence is MTAPEIDYTAVFAVHPSPCLILGTDLVIAAANPAFCEVTGCSRAELVGRYLFDAFPDNPAAPEADGMQTLKASLHRVLSSGQTDHMALQRYDIPVAGDPEVFKERWWTAINVPVLGPDGKVVWILHRSEDMTDVVRARRTALLPPVSPGREAAMEAELYARARQLQRLNEELRQAHARERRIAVALQETMLHTPDLARHPDVAVRYLPATGALNVCGDWYDEVDLPAGRFAVAVGDVVGHGLMAATVMGRLRSALSAATRTVHGPAQALEVLGLYARSVEGALAATAVQVLVDCHGRLLIYSSAGHPPPVLLHPNGTCDLLDQATDPPLGARPEHVPRPQATTTYTPGDTLILYTDGLIERRGEDIDVGLSRLTDLLATCTGFGAEHLADALLAGLDLTSGAGDDIAMVVVRLT